The genomic stretch TTCGGCCTTATGTCCATTTCCTTTCCGTTGAGATCCTTTGCACTCACCTCGAATGTATACCCGCCGGCAGGCATGATGTTGCCGGAGTTATCCCTGCCATCCCAGACTGCGGTATGAATTCCACCGTCCTGAGGACCGGCATTTATACTCCTCACCGTCTTGTTGTCTTCATTTATAATCCTGATGACCACTTCACTTGCATCATCATTTAACTGATACCCGATCCCGGTTGAACCTTTAATGCCATCCATCGAAAGCCTGTTGCCTGAAGCCATGATATTTTTCCCGATGAAATTGACAACCTGCCTGTTATTCATATCAGTCTGACCGCCTGTCAGCGTCTTCAGCCCGCTGTTAATCCCGGCCAGGTGGTCAAGGCTTGAAAACTGTGAAAGCTGTGTCACGAATTCAGTATGCTCCATCGGCTTTAACGGGTCCTGATACTGTAATTGTGTGACAAGCAGCCTCATAAAGTCCTCCTGACCAAGCGTCTTCTTAACCTCCCTGTCAACCTTACTGGTGGAAGCGAGCTCATTTCCTGCGATTGAACTAATCATAATACCTCCTTCTTATTGTCATACAAAAATGCTGATACTGTTTGCACCTGACCCGATAATTGCACCTCCCGTGTCACATGCTGCAGCATCGTCATAAGGCAGGTCAGTCAATGGCATATCGTCAGACAAATCCCTCCTGCCCCTGTCAGAAAACCATCCGGGCATACTGCCATCATAACCGGAATACGATACATTTACGGTAAACTGATCAATATTCAGGCCTGATTTTTTCAATTCGTCAACAAGCGTGTCCAGGTTAGACTCCAGCATGTCTTTCACGAGCTTTTCCTCAACAGTAACAATGGCCTTTATGCCGTCATCAGCGACAGAAATATCTATATGCATATTGCCAAGTTCTTCAGGCTGAAGTCTTATCCTGGCCGAATGGCCGCCTATGAAATACATGTCAGCCAGCTTGTCTGCTAACTGCGTTAGAACCCCTGTTCGCAGATTGTGTGAAGAACTATGCGCGGCCGCCTTAACGTTCCCGCCGGGATTTTCCATGTGCATATTCGGGATAATCTCCGGCTTTACATCAGTAGACGTATCAGCAGCATTATCCGATTGTTTACCTGATGCCTCACGTAATAGCTTCATATAAGGAGCGTCCATGAATGATTCAGGTCCATCCATGGCAAACATGGGGATATCAGTAACGGGTGAATAGCCATTCTCATCTTTCAAACCATTGTCAGTCCGGTCATCATCACTACGTTCATTATGTGTGCGCAGAAGATTGCCAGGGGACAGAGAATCAGATTGTAATAAATGTGTCTTTTGTAACTTTGCATCCCGCAGTTGAGCTGTCAAAGGGGTCAATTCAGATTGCAGCACGTCTGCATCCTGCGACTCACTGTCATGATTCAGGCCTGCAGAGAGAGACCCGAGTCCTTCATCCTTTGGAATAACGTTGTTGTCACCCTGTGCTGATAACATCAGAAGCAATGCTGAAAACATTTCACTGTTATCAACACCTGATTTATTTCTCCTGACGGCATTTGTTCTGTCTGACGTGCGTCCTGTATCAGCAGGTTTCTCTGCTGCAGCCATTGGAAACTGCGTGGTCATTTATCTGTCAACCTTTCCCGATGCCATCCTGGCACTTAGTGACGCGGCCTTGTCAGGAGAAATTGAACCAAGTATCTTTCCTGCCTGTTTCCCTTTTATCCTCATTAGCAGATTAACGGCAAGATCCGTTTCCATTTTCTCTATCCTCTGAGCAGCCTCTTCAACGGACATTGATTCATAAAGCCTGGCCATACGTGTAAGGCTGTCCTGAGGTTTATTGCCTGCCGGACTGCTTTGCATCCTGTCACGCATGGCGGTATATTGCTTTAGTGACAGTTCTACAGAAGACCTTAACATATTCAGCCGTTCTTCATCCTTCTTCAAGGCCTCTTCCCGCTTTGAAAGTTCCCTCTCCCTGTCTTCAAGGGCCTTCATTATTGACTGAATGTCTTTTTCACCGTCATCAGACACTTCTCCGCCTGTACCGCCATCCGCCGGCTGAGCCGGTGATTCACCGTGTCCGTTGTCCTGTTTCTGAACAGCCACTGCCGGTACAAATAAAAACATACCTATAAGAAACGTAAACAGGATGGTCAGGTATATTACAGGTTCTTTTCTTTTTAACAATGAATTACTCAATTATTCCTCAGGTATCTGTTATTGCTTATCTCATTCATCACTTTCTTATCTTCCCTGCTGACACCTTCCTTCTTCACGTCAATCTCTTTTTCTTTGGCCCTCTCCACAACCTTTTTATCCTGTGATGCTACTGTCAATGCCGTCTTTCTTTCATTGTATGTCCTGGTTACCTCAGCTACCCTCCGGCGTTGAACTTCCATATCAAGCGTTATCTGCTGCAGGTAGGAATGATACATGAATATTTCGTGAGGAGGCACCGACCGCTCCTGTCTTTCCTTTAATTCTTCCGCAGCACGATTGCATATCTCCTCAAGAGCAAAGAGTTTTTTTTCTTCAAGATCAAGTATCTCCAGAACTTCAGCCAGTTCATACTTCATAGTCTCCTCAAGAAATTCCCTGTATTTGAGAAGGGGATCGAACCTTATGCTTTTATGTTTCATGCAGCCGCCTTTACTTCAAACAGTCTGGATAGTCTTTTTATACTATCCTCAATGGTAACCTTATCCTCTATCCCCTGGCGCAGGTAATCATTGATACGCTCAATCATGCTTATGGCATAATCTATGTCAGCATTGCTGCCATTCTTGTAAGCCCCTATATTTATCAGGTCTTCAGCCTTCCTGTACCTTGAAACGACTTCCCGCAGCTTCCTCGCGTCTGCCATGTGTTCAGGGGAAACAATGTCTATCATAGTTCTGCTGATGCTGCGAAGTATGTCAATGGACGGATAATGGTTGTGTGTTGCAAGATCCCTTGAAAGGACTACATGACCATCCAATATTGACCTTACAGCATCAACGATAGGGTCATTCATGTCATCCTCTTCAACGAGAACCGTATAGAGCCCTGTTATATTACCCTTACCAGCGCAGGTGCCTGCCCTCTCCAGTAATTTTGGAAGGACTGAGAAAACTGAAGGCGTATATCCCTTGGTAGTAGGCGGCTCGCCTATGGCAAGGCCCACCTCTCTCATGGCCGTTGCAAACCTCGTAACAGAATCCATCATCAGCAGGACCTTTTTACCGCAATCTCTGAAGTACTCGGCAATGGCCGTGGCAATATATGCCCCGCGCATCCGTATAAGCGGCGGTTGATCCGACGTCGCCACGATAACGACTGATCGTGCAAGGCCGGCATTCTTGAGGTCCTTATCCAGAAACTCTTTGACCTCTCTTCCCCGTTCACCGATCAGCGCAATCACATTCACATCTGCAGACGTATTTCTCGCCATCATGCCAAGGAGTACGCTCTTGCCTACTCCGCTGCCGGCAAATATGCCAAGCCTCTGTCCCTGACCGCATGTAATCAATCCATTCATGGCCTTGATGCCCAGGTCAAGTGGTTTTTCAATCCTGCGCCTGTCCAGCGGATTAAGAGGGGAATTATATATTGGATATTCCATCTTGCCTGCTATATCCCCCCTGCCATCAATGGGATTTCCAAGCCCATCAATAACCCGTCCAAGAAGATTCTCACCAACACGGACGACTGCCCTGTGTCGCTTTGCCATGATCTTACTGCCCGGACTCAACCCCCTTGTGTCTCCGAGAGGCATAAGCTGAATCTTCTCACCCTTAAATCCGACGACCTCAGCCTCTACAACATGAGATGCCTCTTTCGGAAAAATCTCACAAAGCTCGCCGATTGAAGAACCTGGTCCGTGTCCTTCTATAATAAGGCCTGTAATCTGAGTAACCTTGCCGTAGACCCTGATAGGATCTGTCTCGTTAATTATTTTGTGGTGCCTGGTCAGATTTAGCATATTATTTGGCCGCTGTCAGTGCCCCCTTGATTACCTTAATCTGAGAATCTATTCTTGCATCAATATCACCCTGATTGGTCTCAATCAGGCAGCCACCAGGCTGTACAGATTCATCCGCTTCAAATATGAGGCTCTTTATACCGTCAATGCACTGCAGCAACTCTGAGCGTTTTTTATTCAGCGTATCATAATCAACCGGGGCAACCCTGATCCTCAGAACCTCCCTGTCTGATGCCCTCTTAATAGCCTCTTTTGCAATATTTACAACAAGCTCACGGTCTTGCTCCACTGCCGCCCCTATTATCTTTCTTGCAATCATAACTGATATATCTACCACATCATTTTCAATCTTCCTGTATAATTCATCTTTGAGTTTCTCTGCACCTTCTATCAGCCCCTTCATGATCTTTAGTTCAGTACCTATCTCCTTTAAGATCATCATCCTGCCCTTGTTCAGGCCATCCTCCAACCCACTGTTATATGCAGCATCCCTGACATCCTGCATGACGTCAGAGTTCGGTTCCTCCTGACCTGCAGATGCCTTTCTGGCGGTCCCATCATCAACTTTATTCAATTGAAATGGTCTTATATTCGATCTATCCTTAACCTCTGTTTTCAGAACCTTACCCGACACTTTGCACATACCCCTTTCATGTTATATTTCAGGAAAGCATGTCATCACTTCCCTTGCCGCCTATAACAATCTTTCCCTCTTCCTCCAATCTCTTGGCAATCTTTAATATTGCCTGCTGGGATTTTTCGATTTCACTGACCCTGACAGGCCCCTTGGCCTCCATGTCTTCCTTAACCCCCTGTGCAGCCCTTTCCGACATATTCTTAAAGAATTTGGCCTTCAAATCCTCACCCGCACCCTTAAGGGAAATCATAAGGTCTTCCTTGCTGATCTCTTTCATAATCTCCTGCATACCCCTGTCATCTATGTTCATGAGGTCTTCAAAGACAAACATCATCTTTCGTATAGCTTCCGCCAGATCCGGGCTGGTCTGTTCAATGCTGCTCATGATCGCCGATTCATTGCTCCTGTCAAGGCTGTTCAGAATTTGTGCAGCCACATCAGGTCCACCGATCTTTTTTTCCACTATAGAGCCGCCCATTTGCAGTTCCTTATTCAGGACCTCTTCTATCTCTTTTATGACGCCGGGTGAAACCCCCTCTATTGTCGCTATCCTGTGCATTACATCGCCCCGTATTGCAACAGGAAGCAAAGAAACCACCCGGCTTGCATGATCAGCATCCAGGTGTGCCAGGATAAGCGCAATAGTTTGCGGATGCTCGCCTTTTACAAGATTTGCAATGCCGCGCGGATCAATCCATTTTAATGCCTCAAGGCCCTTGTCTTCGGATACTATAGCGAGGTTTTCCATCACCTTGCCTGCCCTTTCAGCACCCATAGCCTTTGTAAGCACAGCACGCATGTAGTCTTCACCGCCAAAAACAAAACTGTCCGGTGATGTGGCAATCTCATGAAATTCCCTTACGACGGTCTTTACCTTCTCAGGCGCTATCTTGCTCGCCTTCGAAAGGTAATTGCCTATTAACTTTATCTCCCTGGCATCGAGGTTTTTCATAACCTCAGATGCAACATCCTCACCCAGTGTCACCAAAAGGATTGCAGCCTTTTCATATCCATTATTCTGATTCTCCGTCATACCGTTATCCTCTCCCCATGATGAATGCCCTATTTTTCACTGATCCATGATTTAATTAATTTTGCCGTTTGCTGCGGATTCTCCCGGGCAATTTTCAGCACCTCATTTCTTGCCATGACCTCTGAGTCCATCTTAAGAGGAGGATGTATGCCACCCTCAACCTCACCCGATGACTGGAAAACTCCGCTCATTCCGCCTGGATAAGATGCAATCTGGGGTCTCGTTGCAAGAGCTGTCTTCATAAGCGGCTTTACAACAAACAGGAATACAAGCCCTGCTACAACCAGGGCAACGGCATACTTGATGAAGGGCAGCATGGCGGTCAGCTGAAACCTGGTCTCAGGCTCTGCTTCGGAGTCTGCGGATATTAATGATGACTCGAACGGTATACTCAGCACCTCGACCTGATCTCCCCTTTCCTCGTTATATCCTATTGCTTTTTTTACAATTTCAGTATATTTGCCGAGCTCTTCAACTGTTCTCGGAATATATTTCCTCGTATCCTTGCCATCACTACCCTTGACAATCTCATAATTTCCATCTATCAGTATAGCTGCTGACAATCTCCTGATTGTCCCGGCAGCCTCTACAATATGATTGACCGTCTTGTTTATTTCATAGTTTATTGTTTCCTGTGCCTTCCTGGATTGCGATGAAGTGCCCTTTGTATCGCCTGCGGCCTGAGGGTTTTCATTCCTGGCGGATGGAAGGTTTGAGACCACGCCCGGGATCCCTGACACCCCTCCTGAAGAGCCCGAAGCATTCTCCTGAACCCTTTGCTCGCTCCTGACAGCAACAGTGTCAGGATCATACTTCTCTTCAGTCGTCTCTACCTGTTTGAAATCAAGAGTGCCCGATATACGAACAGAGACCTTGCCGGGCCCGACTGCCCTCTCGATCATGCTCTGCACCCTTTCTTCCAGTGACTTCTCAAGATTCCGCTGATACTCAATCTGATAAGTGGACATGTTTGCAGCATATCCGTCATCAGAAGGTTTTGATAATATATTCCCATGAGTATCAACAACCGATATATTCTGTGCGCTCAAACCCTCCACACTGCTTGCGACAAGGTGAACGATCCCATAGATCTGGTTCTGGGACAACGTCCCCCCCCCTTTTATCTTCAACACCACAGATGCCCGGGCTGACTCTTTTTTCTCAGAGAACAGTGTCTTTTCAGGTACGACCAAATGAACCCTGGCCTGCTCAACTTCACTAATCTGGCTGATGGTTCGGGCCAGTTCTCCCTGAAGCGCCCTCCTGTAATTTAATTTCTGGACAAAGTCAGTCATGCCGATGCTTGTCCTGTCAAAAATCTCAAATCCCACGCCGCCGCCTGAAGGTATCCCCTCACCTGCCAGCAGCAATCTCAGTTCATGAACTTTTTCATGAGGAACCAATACCGCATTTCCGTTCTGCAATTCATATGGCACCTTCAACTCCTTCAATTTCGCAGTAATTGTCCCTGCATCTTCAGTAGACAGGTTCGCATAAAGAAGCTGATATACCGGTTGATTAGCCCAAAGCACAACAGCTATCACCACGGCTATCATAGCGGCAACCCCAGCCACAGCCATTACCTTCTGGCCAATAGGTATCGCCGCAAATCTGCTTTGCAATTCGGAAGGATTAATCGCCATAACTATATGTTCCCTTTCTTGTCTTATCTCTCATAACCAGTCAACGAAAGTTGACGCTCAAAATCGTCCGGTTGCAATGTGTACCCCCGTTTTTCAGCGTCAACTATACCTGGGTGCGCATTATTTCTTCATACGCACTTATTAACTTGTTCCTAACCTGCATCATCATCTGCAAAGACAGGTTCGCCTTTTCCACGGCAATCATCACCTGATGAATGTTCTGGTCTTTACCTGACAATAAATCCTGCACTGCCTGATCAGCCCCATTCTGCACTGTATTGACCTTTTCGACTGACCCCCTGAGCATCTCCGCAAATGAATTTACGGAGTCATCAATTTTTGCTGCGGACTTGTTGTCAGCTACGGGAAATACATTGGCCCCAATGCCGTTTATCTCCATTTTATTCATGACTCACCATCCCCTTCTTTCTTACCTGCCGATCTCCAGCGCCTTTTGAGCCATAGCCTTTGCAGAGTTTACTGCAGTAACATTGGCCTCATAGGACCTCGACGCCGACATCATATTAACCATCTCTTCAAGAAGGTTTACATTAGGAAGCTGCACATATCCTTCTTCATTGGCATCCGGATGCTGAGGATCAAATACAACCTGGAAAGGCCTTTTGTCTTCCACTATCTCTTTAACTTCCACTGCACCGGCACTGTTATCAAGGGCATTGTCAAGCACCTCTGAAAAGACAACATCCTTCCTCCTGTACGGACCGCCTTCCTGAGTATGCGTGGATTGAGCGTTGGCAAGATTGCCTGCAATTATATTCATCCGGATCCTCTGAGCCTCAAGACCTGATGCACTGATTGAAAAGATTTTTCCGATATCCATATTTATCTCCCTTCTCTGATTGCGTTTGCAATCATTCTGAATTTTGTTGAAATAACCTGCGCTGAGGCATTATACAGAATAGAATTCTGTGCCATATTCGCCATTTCAAGCTCAACGTTAACACTGTTGTCATCATAGCCGGCATTGCTCTCAGGCCTGTTAATTACTGCTGCACCGCTGCTGTTCAAGCCGGTATCAGCGTTAAGATGCATGGGATTTGTCCTTGATATCTGCTGCACCCCTCCGGAATTCTGCGCAGCCCTGAGTTCATCAGTAAAATTAATATCCTTGGCCTTATAGTGCGGTGTATCCTGATTGGCTACGTTGGCAGACAGCAGCTTATGCCTGTCACTCATCATATCAAGCGCCTTGGACAGGAATGAAATTGTATTATCGAATAGTGTCATAGTCATTGCAATGAAACATAGTTTGCAAACGATATACCATAGCCAGAATCATTTTATTTATTTTGTTTATC from Nitrospirota bacterium encodes the following:
- the flgC gene encoding flagellar basal body rod protein FlgC; amino-acid sequence: MDIGKIFSISASGLEAQRIRMNIIAGNLANAQSTHTQEGGPYRRKDVVFSEVLDNALDNSAGAVEVKEIVEDKRPFQVVFDPQHPDANEEGYVQLPNVNLLEEMVNMMSASRSYEANVTAVNSAKAMAQKALEIGR
- the flgB gene encoding flagellar basal body rod protein FlgB, whose translation is MTMTLFDNTISFLSKALDMMSDRHKLLSANVANQDTPHYKAKDINFTDELRAAQNSGGVQQISRTNPMHLNADTGLNSSGAAVINRPESNAGYDDNSVNVELEMANMAQNSILYNASAQVISTKFRMIANAIREGR
- the fliE gene encoding flagellar hook-basal body complex protein FliE; translated protein: MEINGIGANVFPVADNKSAAKIDDSVNSFAEMLRGSVEKVNTVQNGADQAVQDLLSGKDQNIHQVMIAVEKANLSLQMMMQVRNKLISAYEEIMRTQV
- the fliI gene encoding flagellar protein export ATPase FliI, with the translated sequence MLNLTRHHKIINETDPIRVYGKVTQITGLIIEGHGPGSSIGELCEIFPKEASHVVEAEVVGFKGEKIQLMPLGDTRGLSPGSKIMAKRHRAVVRVGENLLGRVIDGLGNPIDGRGDIAGKMEYPIYNSPLNPLDRRRIEKPLDLGIKAMNGLITCGQGQRLGIFAGSGVGKSVLLGMMARNTSADVNVIALIGERGREVKEFLDKDLKNAGLARSVVIVATSDQPPLIRMRGAYIATAIAEYFRDCGKKVLLMMDSVTRFATAMREVGLAIGEPPTTKGYTPSVFSVLPKLLERAGTCAGKGNITGLYTVLVEEDDMNDPIVDAVRSILDGHVVLSRDLATHNHYPSIDILRSISRTMIDIVSPEHMADARKLREVVSRYRKAEDLINIGAYKNGSNADIDYAISMIERINDYLRQGIEDKVTIEDSIKRLSRLFEVKAAA
- the fliJ gene encoding flagellar export protein FliJ, giving the protein MKHKSIRFDPLLKYREFLEETMKYELAEVLEILDLEEKKLFALEEICNRAAEELKERQERSVPPHEIFMYHSYLQQITLDMEVQRRRVAEVTRTYNERKTALTVASQDKKVVERAKEKEIDVKKEGVSREDKKVMNEISNNRYLRNN
- a CDS encoding flagellar hook-length control protein FliK; translated protein: MAAAEKPADTGRTSDRTNAVRRNKSGVDNSEMFSALLLMLSAQGDNNVIPKDEGLGSLSAGLNHDSESQDADVLQSELTPLTAQLRDAKLQKTHLLQSDSLSPGNLLRTHNERSDDDRTDNGLKDENGYSPVTDIPMFAMDGPESFMDAPYMKLLREASGKQSDNAADTSTDVKPEIIPNMHMENPGGNVKAAAHSSSHNLRTGVLTQLADKLADMYFIGGHSARIRLQPEELGNMHIDISVADDGIKAIVTVEEKLVKDMLESNLDTLVDELKKSGLNIDQFTVNVSYSGYDGSMPGWFSDRGRRDLSDDMPLTDLPYDDAAACDTGGAIIGSGANSISIFV
- the fliG gene encoding flagellar motor switch protein FliG — its product is MTENQNNGYEKAAILLVTLGEDVASEVMKNLDAREIKLIGNYLSKASKIAPEKVKTVVREFHEIATSPDSFVFGGEDYMRAVLTKAMGAERAGKVMENLAIVSEDKGLEALKWIDPRGIANLVKGEHPQTIALILAHLDADHASRVVSLLPVAIRGDVMHRIATIEGVSPGVIKEIEEVLNKELQMGGSIVEKKIGGPDVAAQILNSLDRSNESAIMSSIEQTSPDLAEAIRKMMFVFEDLMNIDDRGMQEIMKEISKEDLMISLKGAGEDLKAKFFKNMSERAAQGVKEDMEAKGPVRVSEIEKSQQAILKIAKRLEEEGKIVIGGKGSDDMLS
- the fliF gene encoding flagellar M-ring protein FliF; the encoded protein is MAINPSELQSRFAAIPIGQKVMAVAGVAAMIAVVIAVVLWANQPVYQLLYANLSTEDAGTITAKLKELKVPYELQNGNAVLVPHEKVHELRLLLAGEGIPSGGGVGFEIFDRTSIGMTDFVQKLNYRRALQGELARTISQISEVEQARVHLVVPEKTLFSEKKESARASVVLKIKGGGTLSQNQIYGIVHLVASSVEGLSAQNISVVDTHGNILSKPSDDGYAANMSTYQIEYQRNLEKSLEERVQSMIERAVGPGKVSVRISGTLDFKQVETTEEKYDPDTVAVRSEQRVQENASGSSGGVSGIPGVVSNLPSARNENPQAAGDTKGTSSQSRKAQETINYEINKTVNHIVEAAGTIRRLSAAILIDGNYEIVKGSDGKDTRKYIPRTVEELGKYTEIVKKAIGYNEERGDQVEVLSIPFESSLISADSEAEPETRFQLTAMLPFIKYAVALVVAGLVFLFVVKPLMKTALATRPQIASYPGGMSGVFQSSGEVEGGIHPPLKMDSEVMARNEVLKIARENPQQTAKLIKSWISEK